The Aphelocoma coerulescens isolate FSJ_1873_10779 chromosome 2, UR_Acoe_1.0, whole genome shotgun sequence genome contains a region encoding:
- the ACAA1 gene encoding 3-ketoacyl-CoA thiolase, peroxisomal isoform X1: MAAAARRAQLVLGHLAGAAPASGAAPRAVPCAGGSPSAPSPDDVVVVHGRRTAIGRARRGGFKDTTPDELLAAVMTAVLQDVNLRPELLGDICVGNVLQPGAGALIARVAQFLSGIPETVPCSSVNRQCSSGLQAIINIAGGIRSGSYDIGLACGVETMSLRSANNPGDISSSMMDNPKARDCLIPMGITSENVAEKFGVSRKKQDAFALASQQKAAKAQQMGLFKTEIVPVKTTVSDNDGNKKTITVHQDEGIRPSTTLEGLAKLKPAFKEDGSTTAGNASQVSDGAAAVLLAKRSKAAQLGLPVLGVLRSFAVVGVPPDVMGIGPAYAIPVAVEKAGLTLNDIDIYEINEAFASQAVYCVEKLGIPMEKVNPLGGAIALGHPLGCTGARQVVTLLNELKRRGRRAYGVVSMCIGTGMGAAAVFEYPGK, from the exons atggcggcggcggcacgGCGGGCGCAGCTGGTGCtggggcacttggccggggccgcgccggccTCGGGGGCCGCCCCCAGGGCCGTGCCCTGTGCCGGGGGTTCCCCGTCGGCCCCCAGCCCCGACGACGTGGTGGTGGTGCACGGCCGCAGGACCGCCATCGGCCGCGCCCGCCGCGGCGGCTTCAAG GACACGACACCTGatgagctgctggctgctgtgaTGACAGCTGTCCTCCAGGATGTTAACCTCCGTCCTGAGCTACTGGGAGACATCTGTGTGG GGAATGTgctgcagcctggagctggcGCCTTGATTGCCAGAGTTGCACAGTTTCTAAG TGGTATTCCAGAGACAGTGCCATGCTCCAGTGTGAACCGGCAGTGCTCCTCAGGGCTACAGGCCATTATCAACATAGCTG GTGGCATCCGAAGTGGATCATATGACATTGGCTTGGCCTGTGG CGTGGAAACAATGTCCCTCAGAAGTGCAAATAACCCTGGTGATATCAGTTCCAGCATGATGGATAACCCCAAAGCTCGAGATTGCCTTATTCCTATGGG AATAACCTCAGAAAATGTCGCAGAGAAGTTTGGAGTTTCCCGGAAGAAGCAAGATGCCTTTGCCTTAGCTTCCCAACAAAA AGCAGCAAAAGCTCAGCAGATGGGACTGTTTAAAACTGAGATTGTTCCAGTGAAGACCACTGTTTCAGATAATGATGGCAACAAGAAAACAATCACTGTGCACCAAGATGAAGGGATTAGGCCCTCCACAACGCTGGAAGGCTTGGCAAAGTTGAAACCTGCCTTCAAAGAGGATGGAAGCACTACAGCAG GGAATGCCAGCCAGGTCAGcgatggagcagctgctgttctCCTGGCAAAACGCTCcaaggcagcacagctggggctgccggtgctgggggtgctgaggTCCTTTGCTGTGGTGGGGGTGCCACCCGACGTGATGGGCATAGGGCCAGCTTATGCCATCCCTGTTGCTGTGGAAAAGGCAG GTCTGACTCTGAATGACATTGATATATATGAAATTAATGAAGCCTTTGCAAGCCAG GCTGTGTACTGTGTGGAAAAGCTGGGCATTCCCATGGAGAAGGTGAACCCCCTGGGAGGAGCCATAGCACTGGGACACCCCCTGGGCTGCACTGGTGCTCGCCAGGTCGTCACTTTGCTCAATGAGCTGAAGCGCAGAGGGAGGAG AGCGTACGGAGTCGTGTCCATGTGCATTGGAACTGGCATGGGCGCCGCGGCTGTGTTCGAGTACCCGGGGAAGTGA
- the ACAA1 gene encoding 3-ketoacyl-CoA thiolase, peroxisomal isoform X2: MAAAARRAQLVLGHLAGAAPASGAAPRAVPCAGGSPSAPSPDDVVVVHGRRTAIGRARRGGFKDTTPDELLAAVMTAVLQDVNLRPELLGDICVGNVLQPGAGALIARVAQFLSGIPETVPCSSVNRQCSSGLQAIINIAGGIRSGSYDIGLACGVETMSLRSANNPGDISSSMMDNPKARDCLIPMGAAKAQQMGLFKTEIVPVKTTVSDNDGNKKTITVHQDEGIRPSTTLEGLAKLKPAFKEDGSTTAGNASQVSDGAAAVLLAKRSKAAQLGLPVLGVLRSFAVVGVPPDVMGIGPAYAIPVAVEKAGLTLNDIDIYEINEAFASQAVYCVEKLGIPMEKVNPLGGAIALGHPLGCTGARQVVTLLNELKRRGRRAYGVVSMCIGTGMGAAAVFEYPGK; this comes from the exons atggcggcggcggcacgGCGGGCGCAGCTGGTGCtggggcacttggccggggccgcgccggccTCGGGGGCCGCCCCCAGGGCCGTGCCCTGTGCCGGGGGTTCCCCGTCGGCCCCCAGCCCCGACGACGTGGTGGTGGTGCACGGCCGCAGGACCGCCATCGGCCGCGCCCGCCGCGGCGGCTTCAAG GACACGACACCTGatgagctgctggctgctgtgaTGACAGCTGTCCTCCAGGATGTTAACCTCCGTCCTGAGCTACTGGGAGACATCTGTGTGG GGAATGTgctgcagcctggagctggcGCCTTGATTGCCAGAGTTGCACAGTTTCTAAG TGGTATTCCAGAGACAGTGCCATGCTCCAGTGTGAACCGGCAGTGCTCCTCAGGGCTACAGGCCATTATCAACATAGCTG GTGGCATCCGAAGTGGATCATATGACATTGGCTTGGCCTGTGG CGTGGAAACAATGTCCCTCAGAAGTGCAAATAACCCTGGTGATATCAGTTCCAGCATGATGGATAACCCCAAAGCTCGAGATTGCCTTATTCCTATGGG AGCAGCAAAAGCTCAGCAGATGGGACTGTTTAAAACTGAGATTGTTCCAGTGAAGACCACTGTTTCAGATAATGATGGCAACAAGAAAACAATCACTGTGCACCAAGATGAAGGGATTAGGCCCTCCACAACGCTGGAAGGCTTGGCAAAGTTGAAACCTGCCTTCAAAGAGGATGGAAGCACTACAGCAG GGAATGCCAGCCAGGTCAGcgatggagcagctgctgttctCCTGGCAAAACGCTCcaaggcagcacagctggggctgccggtgctgggggtgctgaggTCCTTTGCTGTGGTGGGGGTGCCACCCGACGTGATGGGCATAGGGCCAGCTTATGCCATCCCTGTTGCTGTGGAAAAGGCAG GTCTGACTCTGAATGACATTGATATATATGAAATTAATGAAGCCTTTGCAAGCCAG GCTGTGTACTGTGTGGAAAAGCTGGGCATTCCCATGGAGAAGGTGAACCCCCTGGGAGGAGCCATAGCACTGGGACACCCCCTGGGCTGCACTGGTGCTCGCCAGGTCGTCACTTTGCTCAATGAGCTGAAGCGCAGAGGGAGGAG AGCGTACGGAGTCGTGTCCATGTGCATTGGAACTGGCATGGGCGCCGCGGCTGTGTTCGAGTACCCGGGGAAGTGA